The Syngnathoides biaculeatus isolate LvHL_M chromosome 1, ASM1980259v1, whole genome shotgun sequence region CTTCTGCACTTTAAAGCGCTTCTCCGCTGATGTGCGCTGCTTTTACAAACAACATAACAGCAAACAAAGTGGAGCTCGTTTAGAACTTGGCAACCTTTTTCGACCCCTCTCACGACTCTTTTTCTAAAAGTGcccttttatatttttttttcaacgaagAATATTCCGCCCGACCGTCGCGCAGCGCCTTCATTTGGTGCCTTTTTCTCTGCTCAGCTGGCGGCGCTCCTGCCGGCCCAGCAGCAGCTTCTCCTCCAACAGGCGCAGGCTCAGCTCTTGGCCGCCGCCGTCCAGCACCAGCAGAACCAAACGGCTCAGCAGCAGTTGCACTTTCAGCAGAGCGCCAAGCAGGACGTGACCGTTcaagctcctcctcctcctcctcctccgccaccGCCTCAGCTGGCCCTCTCGCAGCCAATCCAGCTCACGGCGCAGGTACCGGCGGCCGTTCGCGTGGCTCCtacgcaataaaaaaaaaaaaaaaaaaaaatctgttttctaCACATCACGAGGAGCTGTTGTGGGCCGCGGCTCACGGCCAGACACTCACACGCAGGCTCACTCTCTTCCCCCTAACACAGCTCTTGATAGCGCTccctaggccacgccccttaaaggcacacatccaaCACCCGAATACGGTAGTGCCAACAATAACTCCACTctcaagaaaatgtttttattgcttCACATTCTCAtgaattgtcttgtttttttggggggcctgAAATGAATTCATGGCATTTCAGATTCAGTCCACAAATGATGAGATGCATGAttattgtttttacacaatGCAGGTGTGTGCTTCATGAAATGCGACACTTTTTTCACTGTGCAATGTCGCTGTCGTCGCTGCAGGACATCCAGCAGCTGCTCCAGCTCCAGCAGCTGGTTCTCATGCCGGGCCACCCGCTCCCGTCCCCGGCCCAGTTCCTCCTGTCGCAGCCGCCCCCCCGCGCtcagcaacaacagcaacaaggtAACGAAGGCCACGCTAAGCGCTGCTCATATTTCCTCTTTAGGAATAAAGAATCctcactttgtttttgttttttttcttcttcttcatcccgTCACAGCTTTCTCCACCCAAAATCTAATCCAGCTACCTCAGCAAAGCTCGGCGGGCGCGCTGACAACGCCGTCGCCCCGCCCGGCCCCCCGTGTGCAGgtgttacattttttattactttttttaattgaatttttggGGGATTCAACGTTTCATCTAGTCAAGTGTGAGCGTCTTCAAACCAAAACCGTTTGACttccttgagatttttttgtgcattttgttcaTCTAAAGTTGAAAAgtgaaagtctacacacccctcttTGCATTCAAACTCGTGAAATGGGAGTCGACGCACACCCGCCAGCGTGGAAAGTCAAGTGCAGATGTTCTTGTTGGCTTTTCCTGCCCCTTTTGTAGTCAAGTCTATGGTCCACACgaaagaataaaacaaacaaatccgtAAATTCTGAACTTCAACTTATGATTTTGACCGCGTGGTGTTGGGCTGCTCGGTTCTGCAGTCTGCACGACTTGTTACGCGCAAGCATTTGGGAGAATTTCAACACGTTCACCCTTGAATTTGCAGCCGGCCGTCAGGCGTTCGTGGCCGCAACCACGTCCGTCCCGGAGGATTGGTTTAAGGCACGTCGAGCGTCACTCGTTGACGCTCCTTAAGATTCTCCGCTTGCGTCGACAGATTGTAAAGGCGTGCTGCGGCTCCGCCGACGTGTGCCGGCGCATTCGGACGCCGCTTTAGCGCTCGATGTGTGAGGTCCGCCAGGCTCTTTGCATTCAAATTCCTTGGCCAGACACGGCAGATGCATACTGAAAGCTGTTTGGGCTTTTCTTTGAATTTAGTCAGTTTAAGGACcgggtagtagtagtagtagtagtagtacgcTCTTTGCGCTTGCCAGCATCCCAATGAGGCCATACTGGTGGTCCTactcgtgacatttttttccccccacttacAGTGACTGGTTTAAGCGCGTTAAGGCTGTTATTTACCTTACTCAAAAACAactacagaaatgttttttttttttttcccccttttcccaTCATTACATAGGCCAACTTTAGGATGCTAGTGGGGCAACATGTTACTAGTGAGTCAAAAGTGGCCACTTGATGACATCCATGCACAATGAGGACTGCTAGTGAAACGCTAGAGTACTGCTAGTAGAATGCACAGTTTTGGCACACGAGTAAGATGTAGTTGTCTTACTAGGGAGGAAAGGCGCATACTAGTACGGCATTTATTCACAACCGCGTTTCATCCTccagagagagaagagcagcgaGTTCAGCGGGAGCGTCGGTGCCTCGGTGGCACCCACGGGCGGCGGCGCGGCGGCCTCGGCGGTGGGCTCCTCGTCCGCCTCGGGCGGCACGACGGTGGCTTCCTTGAACTCCGCGTTGACCCCGGGGGGTCACGTCGGGCACCTGGGAGAGGAGCCCAGCGATCTGGAGGAGCTGGAGCAGTTTGCTCGCACGTTCAAGCAGCGACGCATCAAGCTGGGATTCACACAGGTCAACCTTAAGCCCACTGCGCGTTGACTGCATTTATGAGCATCTTTTGTTCGTCTGCGACTGTCGTGCGTGTTTACGTGTGGTGTGAGCGGAGTGATGTGAAACGGCGTCGGTTTACATCTTCCCGCCAGGGCGACGTGGGCGTCGCCATGGGCAAACTGTACGGCAACGACTTCAGCCAAACGACCATCTCGCGCTTCGAGGCCCTCAACCTGAGCTTCAAGAACATGTGCAAGCTCAAGCCCCTGCTGGAGAAGTGGCTCGGGGACGCGGGTAAAACACTCGTGCGCTTTTCCCGGCACGGCGCTCACTCGCGCACTTAGCTACTGAAAATTTGGCTACGACTCAAATAGCCCTGGCCCAAAAGATGCAGGAAGTCTTTTGGTTGCAAGCGATCAGTTCCAGGCATCGAACGTGGACCGGTTTTGAGGACTGGCCCGAAAGGTTGTCGTGAACACCGCAGTGGAGGTATCGTTTGATCAGTAACAGAAAAAACGTTGCTCACGCTCGGATTTCCTGACATGAGTCTTTGAATTATTGTCAGTTGTTAGCCATCAAAAGCTTCCAAATTGTTCTCAGgtcatatttttccaccttTTTATGACTAAatgtcttttccgttttttgaCCAAAAGGAATTGTGATGATGTGTGTGGGCCACCTTCAGTGGCTCAAATTTGAAATCctcaaaatgtttgttcataGACGACTTTTAAGTGGAGATGTTTCAGCATGTGAGACATTTAGTCATAGAAAAACAAAGAcggtatcaaaaaaaaaaaataaaaaataaaagaaatatgaaTGTAGTTTTAGAATTTTATTATTGGTCAGGTTGTATGATTatgacataacttttttttttttttttttttttaattcagagaGCATGGCAGTTGACAGCATGCTGCCCAGCCCCTCGTCCATCTCATCCCCGCTGCTGGGCTTGGAGGGTCTGGCGGGCCGGCGCCGGAAGAAGCGCACCAGCATCGAGACCAACGTGCGCGTGGCGCTCGAACGCAACTTTAGCGCAGTAAGGAAATTTGCCGCATTCTTACATGACTGTAAGGCTGACAAATTGTTCAAGAAAATCCTGAAAATCACCACGAGATCCGTT contains the following coding sequences:
- the LOC133502502 gene encoding POU domain, class 2, transcription factor 2-like isoform X4 — translated: MFVPLPLPFVFQRTASDFSAWRLKTSPAPRASPEIRMSKAEEEKAGSDFPGDGSDSESSSPDGQFPSTEGGPFGLSPATAGKAEESCEMSRSDAPPPPSSQQQAQLMLAGSQLAGLAALLPAQQQLLLQQAQAQLLAAAVQHQQNQTAQQQLHFQQSAKQDVTVQAPPPPPPPPPPQLALSQPIQLTAQDIQQLLQLQQLVLMPGHPLPSPAQFLLSQPPPRAQQQQQQAFSTQNLIQLPQQSSAGALTTPSPRPAPRVQREKSSEFSGSVGASVAPTGGGAAASAVGSSSASGGTTVASLNSALTPGGHVGHLGEEPSDLEELEQFARTFKQRRIKLGFTQGDVGVAMGKLYGNDFSQTTISRFEALNLSFKNMCKLKPLLEKWLGDAESMAVDSMLPSPSSISSPLLGLEGLAGRRRKKRTSIETNVRVALERNFSANQKPTSEEILLMAEQLNMEKEVIRVWFCNRRQKEKRINPSSSGTPPPPPGRVSPAVTHKAPSYGPHVISSPGVPQGGGGGGGLSTTAAALSPSPVSSVAAGSTSSSLTPPPHSTASPAPPALGAHGLNAGNTMMGVSTGMNQAFMGSSPLATMQDDRHSRIPKSGPWQPRSHLRPH
- the LOC133502502 gene encoding POU domain, class 2, transcription factor 2-like isoform X3; this translates as MFVPLPLPFVFQRTASDFSAWRLKTSPAPRASPEIRMSKAEEEKAGSDFPGDGSDSESSSPDGQFPSTEGGPFGLSPATAGKAEESCEMSRSDAPPPPSSQQQAQLMLAGSQLAGLAALLPAQQQLLLQQAQAQLLAAAVQHQQNQTAQQQLHFQQSAKQDVTVQAPPPPPPPPPPQLALSQPIQLTAQDIQQLLQLQQLVLMPGHPLPSPAQFLLSQPPPRAQQQQQQAFSTQNLIQLPQQSSAGALTTPSPRPAPRVQREKSSEFSGSVGASVAPTGGGAAASAVGSSSASGGTTVASLNSALTPGGHVGHLGEEPSDLEELEQFARTFKQRRIKLGFTQGDVGVAMGKLYGNDFSQTTISRFEALNLSFKNMCKLKPLLEKWLGDAESMAVDSMLPSPSSISSPLLGLEGLAGRRRKKRTSIETNVRVALERNFSANQKPTSEEILLMAEQLNMEKEVIRVWFCNRRQKEKRINPSSSGTPPPPPGRVSPAVTHKAPSYGPHVISSPGVPQGGGGGGGLSTTAAALSPSPVSSVAAGSTSSSLTPPPHSTASPAPPALGAHGLNAGNTMMGVSTGMNQAFMGSSPLATMQEEVRSRRRSRPTKEAGEEKERGMRKEVRKGEERDKVC